One Poecilia reticulata strain Guanapo linkage group LG4, Guppy_female_1.0+MT, whole genome shotgun sequence genomic window carries:
- the tjp3 gene encoding tight junction protein ZO-3 isoform X3: protein MDELTIWEQHTVTLNKDPKVGFGFALSGGKDKAHPDTGDTAVVVSDVLPNGPAMGRLYHKDQIVMVNGVSMENVHSNYTIQVLKSCGKTANVTVKRPRKIQIPATSRPTRASSQSNLLDQDAPRRTRRFSDGSDNRDGGRYNTRRSPSPQHNGHTGTLPLMSGYKKLPQNRAPDKPIKTTLVKKRATDEYGLKLGSQIFIKHMTDSGLAAKEGTLQEGDLILKINGMTTENLSLLETKHLVEKSRGRLTMTVLRDDRKFLVTIPEVDDSPRNSEDELRKDSSSELEDISDIEEDIAPRRISRQHTREKRTRRTRAEPPPRAKSRDSSPVRSTLTRPALKAYAPRRAPSESESDRSASPPARREIPVMKDSSKYKPLPGLAALPNPRSSPVQNWTLTRPPSSSSKPRKPVSESDSDRSASPPPRRESPVPDTRYKSLSDLPHIGLKSSPITVRQEPPRRVNSPVRIPPPDSDSESDSTPAPPQRHSTSYSQDSISRYRTLPEVSLQPPVEPPRWSETSDLPKKANSGAESDASDASGPRKDSSGGRNSNTAKGRRRVLSKKATSLAARREPSRQVKSPIRPPPDESSESDELSHLRRSGSSEREQDHHSVPRAANGGGTVRSGISVNNPQLYSKPAEEPLYFLPPDSYPSSNPGYSSDVNTVRFVKGRSLGLRLVGGNDVGIFVGGVQPNSPAYEEGMKEGDQILKVNNVDFAHFTREEAANFLLNLPAGERVELCTQKKMDLYKKIIKSNLGDNFYVRTHFDHEADNSKGLSFTRGEVFRVLDTMFTGKIGNWLAVRMGNDLHEMDKGTIPHQERAEKLATIERTQRSTGERQATGPRAEFWKLRGLRGNKKNEKNNNRRTREDLLQLTIQGKFPAYERVLLREANFKRPIVILGPLNDIAMEKLAHEMPDNYEVAEMVPRGGGGDNSSTVIKLDTVRRIAEKDKHPLLDITPTAVERLNYIQYHPMVLFLDPHSRKDVKAMRHKYKPDSSKSSRRLYSQAVKMRKHASHLFAARIDLQPGSHKWYDSLKESIRHQQSKPVWVSEVTLESGGEQDLDALDPTQMDYLSAASDLEDTDGEAITDGEAYTDNEDLEEAYPGQEAARFPQSSRGPGAALARSSEPALEYDTPAADEELGDYGYSDREVPPLMHVPEPRSARREDYSPPRSPAEQEEPSQRSFTDSDFDGLNVDEANTHSDGPPDFVAPDPSNRRSVREPSYAEEQPESFQPAPLSAIEERLEQTRAAEPQTQPEEKKGPSYIVLAHHHQAVQYRRTQIRGSDSSDEDEDEFDEEDEEADDIEWGPATEL, encoded by the exons ACAGTAAAGCGGCCTCGAAAGATCCAGATCCCAGCCACCTCCAGGCCGACGAGGGCCTCCTCTCAGTCCAACCTGCTGGATCAAGACGCGCCGAGACGAACGCGCCGCTTCTCGGACGGCAGCGACAACAGGGACGGCGGACGCTACAACACCCGCCGCAGCCCCTCGCCTCAGCACAACGGGCACACGGGGACGCTGCCGCTGATGTCCGGATACAAGAAGCTGCCGCAGAACCGCGCTCCAGACAAACCGATCAAAACCACGCTAGTTAAAAAGAGAGCCACAGATG AGTACGGACTGAAGCTGGGAAGTCAgatatttataaagcacatgACAGACAGCGGACTGGCCGCCAAGGAAGGCACGCTGCAAGAAGGAGACCTAATACTGAAG ATCAATGGCATGACGACTGAGAACCTTTCCCTCCTGGAGACCAAGCACCTGGTGGAGAAGAGCCGGGGCAGGCTGACCATGACGGTCCTCAGGGACGACCGCAAGTTCCTGGTCACCATCCCGGAGGTGGACGACAGCCCCCGAAACAGCGAGGACGAGCTGCGCAAGGACAGCAGCTCAGAGCTGGAGG ACATTTCAGACATTGAGGAGGACATCGCCCCTCGCCGGATATCACGTCAACACACCCGAGAGAAACGGACACGCAG AACGAGAGCCGAGCCACCGCCCCGAGCCAAGTCCAGGGATTCATCGCCTGTACGCTCCACACTGACCCGGCCTGCTCTGAAAGCTTACGCCCCTCGCAGAG CTCCGTCTGAGTCCGAATCGGACCGCAGCGCTTCTCCTCCTGCCAGAAGAGAGATTCCAGTAATGAAGGACTCCAGCAAATACAA ACCTCTTCCAGGATTGGCTGCCCTCCCAAACCCACGATCTTCTCCTGTGCAGAACTGGACCTTAACCCgtcccccctcctcctcctcaaagCCACGCAAGCCAGTGTCTGAGTCCGACTCCGACCGCAGCGCCTCCCCACCTCCACGCAGAGAGAGCCCCGTCCCAGACACCAGATACAA ATCTCTTTCTGATCTTCCCCATATTGGTCTGAAATCCTCCCCCATCACTGTTCGCCAAGAGCCACCAAGAAGAGTCAACTCCCCTGTCAGGATCCCACCCCCAG ATTCTGATTCTGAGTCGGACAGCACGCCGGCGCCTCCTCAGAGGCACAGCACCTCGTACAGCCAGGACTCCATCAGCAGATACAG GACCCTGCCGGAGGTTTCTCTGCAGCCTCCCGTCGAACCGCCTCGCTGGAGCGAAACCAGCGACCTGCCAAAGAAAG CTAACTCAGGCGCCGAGTCAGATGCCAGTGACGCATCCGGCCCCCGCAAGGACTCCTCAGGGGGCAGAAACTCAAACACAGCCAAGGGGAGACGCAG AGTCCTGTCTAAGAAAGCAACTTCACTTGCTGCGAGGAGGGAGCCTTCACGTCAAGTCAAATCCCCCATCAGGCCGCCTCCAGACG AATCCTCTGAGTCAGATGAGCTTTCGCATCTCAGGAGGTCTGGCAGCTCCGAGCGAGAGCAGGACCACCACAG TGTTCCTCGTGCTGCAAACGGAGGCGGCACCGTCCGGTCTGGGATTTCAGTGAACAACCCTCAGCTCTACT CCAAACCTGCAGAGGAGCCTCTCTACTTTCTACCTCCTGACTCTTACCCATCATCTAATCCCGG gtATAGCTCTGATGTAAACACAGTGAGGTTTGTCAAAGGGCGCAGTTTGGGCCTCAGGCTGGTGGGAGGCAACGATGTTGGGATCTTTGTGGGCGGAGTTCAGCCAAACAGCCCCGCATATGAGGAGGGAATGAAGGAGGGAGACCAGATCCTCAAG GTAAATAATGTTGATTTTGCCCATTTCACGCGAGAGGAAGCCGCCAACTTCCTCCTCAATCTCCCAGCGGGAGAGCGGGTGGAACTGTGCACTCAGAAAAAGATGGACC TTTACAAGAAGATCATCAAGTCCAACCTGGGGGACAACTTCTACGTCCGGACGCACTTTGACCACGAGGCGGACAACTCCAAGGGTCTGAGCTTCACCAGAGGAGAGGTGTTCAGGGTCCTGGACACGATGTTCACCGGGAAGATCGGCAACTGGCTCGCTGTCCGCATGGGGAACGACCTGCATGAGATGGACAAAGGAACCATCCCCCACCAGGAGCG GGCAGAGAAGCTGGCCACCATCGAGCGAACGCAGCGGTCCACTGGAGAAAGGCAGGCAACTGGGCCGAGAGCAGAGTTCTGGAAACTGCGAGGACTTCGTGGAAACAAGAAGAATGAGAAGAACAACAACAGACGGACTCGGGAagacctgctgcagctcacCATTCAGGGCAAATTCCCGGCCTACGAGAGGGTCTTGCTCAGGGAAG ctaaTTTCAAACGACCAATTGTCATCCTGGGACCCCTGAATGACATCGCCATGGAGAAGCTGGCCCATGAGATGCCTGATAATTATGAGGTGGCAG AGATGGTTCCGCGGGGCGGCGGAGGAGACAACAGCTCCACCGTTATTAAACTGGACACTGTGAGGAGAATAGCAGAGAAG GACAAGCACCCCCTGCTGGACATCACTCCCACCGCAGTGGAGCGGCTGAACTACATCCAGTACCACCCGATGGTGTTGTTCTTAGACCCCCACAGCCGCAAAGACGTCAAGGCCATGAGGCACAAGTACAAACCCGACTCCAGCAAGAGCTCCAGACGCCTCTACTCCCAGGCCGTCAAGATGAGGAAACATGCCAGCCACCTGTTCGCAG CTCGGATAGACCTGCAGCCCGGCTCCCACAAGTGGTACGACTCTCTGAAGGAGAGCATCCGGCACCAGCAGTCCAAACCTGTCTGGGTGTCAGAGGTCACG CTGGAGAGCGGAGGAGAGCAGGACTTGGATGCTCTGGACCCGACCCAGATGGACTATCTGAGCGCTGCCAGCGATCTGGAGGACACCGACGGAGAGGCCATCACAGACGGAGAGGCGTACACCGACAACGAGGACCTGGAGGAGGCCTATCCGGGTCAGGAAGCCGCCAGGTTCCCACAAAGCTCCAGGGGACCCGGAGCTGCTCTGGCCCGATCGTCCGAACCCGCCTTGGAGTACGACACTCCGGCTGCCGACGAAGAGCTTGGTGACTACGGCTATTCGGACAGAGAAGTCCCACCGTTGATGCATGTGCCGGAGCCCAGGTCAGCCCGCCGGGAGGACTACAGCCCACCCCGGAGCCCTGCTGAGCAGGAAGAGCCATCGCAACGCAGCTTTACAGACTCTGACTTTGATGGTCTCAATGTAGACGAGGCCAACACTCACTCAGACGGACCGCCAGACTTTGTAGCCCCCGACCCGTCAAATCGACGATCGGTACGCGAGCCGTCATACGCCGAGGAGCAGCCGGAGAGCTTCCAGCCTGCCCCTCTGTCTGCTATTGAGGAGAGACTAGAGCAG ACGCGTGCGGCAGAACCACAGACCCAACCTGAGGAAAAGAAAGGCCCGTCGTACATCGT GTTGGCCCATCACCACCAAGCAGTCCAGTACAGACGCACACAGATCCGAGGCAGCGACAGCTCCGACGAGGATGAGGACGAGTTTGACGAGGAGGACGAAGAGGCCGACGACATTGAATGGGGTCCGGCAACTGAACTCTAG